The Papaver somniferum cultivar HN1 chromosome 3, ASM357369v1, whole genome shotgun sequence genome includes a region encoding these proteins:
- the LOC113360802 gene encoding protein ALP1-like has product MYSDSDGSSSKDEESSSSSDEESYTYQRLLKARREDDMLSSARVTKRLTDTFTTYMPAIVAMSMLKRPHGGSVPRRRQIPRDTMPRHEVIVRDYFSGGNSKYPSEHFRRRFRMHTHLFNRILCGIARYDDFFTPKPDATNKFVSPLQKMGAAVRMLAYGCCDDFLDEYFQMGESTIILSLKKFCEAVIGVFEEQYLRKPNEDDIARLLEEGEERGFPGMLGSLDCMHWHWKNCPTAWHGTHTNGFKRVPTLILEVVASKNLWIWHAFFGMAGTNNDITVLDRSPLFNDLVNEVAPPCQYTVNGNIYDMGYYLSDGIYPPYATLMQTISDGTTRKERFFAKRQEAVRKDVERAFGVLQSRWHIIKGPARMWRVKDLGNIMKTCIILHNMIIENEQEQGIDPERYEPYQKVDNVTVEHDSSLLVAKIISRLRQIRDKEVHNQLKLDLIDHMWDFCGGEEV; this is encoded by the coding sequence ATGTATTCAGATTCTGATGGGTCATCATCCAAAGATGAAGAATCATCATCATCCAGCGATGAAGAGTCGTATACCTACCAAAGATTACTGAAAGCACGACGTGAGGATGATATGTTATCATCAGCTAGAGTAACAAAGAGACTGACTGACACATTCACAACTTATATGCCAGCTATTGTAGCAATGTCGATGTTGAAGAGACCTCATGGGGGATCTGTTCCAAGAAGACGACAAATTCCTCGTGACACAATGCCTCGTCATGAGGTAATTGTTAGAGACTATTTTAGTGGGGGAAACTCAAAATACCCATCGGAGCATTTTCGTCGTCGCTTTAGGATGCATACTCATCTCTTTAACCGCATCTTATGTGGCATTGCAAGGTATGATGATTTCTTTACACCTAAACCAGATGCAACTAATAAGTTTGTTAGCCCTTTACAAAAGATGGGAGCAGCAGTAAGAATGCTTGCATATGGTTGTTGTGATGATTTTCTTGACGAATATTTTCAAATGGGTGAAAGTACCATCATATTAAGCCTAAAAAAATTCTGTGAGGCTGTTATCGGTGTTTTTGAAGAACAATATTTGAGGAAACCTAATGAAGATGATATTGCACGGTTACTCGAAGAAGGGGAAGAGCGGGGATTTCCGGGTATGTTAGGCAGCCTTGACTGTATGCATTGGCATTGGAAAAATTGCCCGACGGCATGGCATGGAACACACACTAATGGTTTTAAACGAGTCCCCACTCTTATCTTAGAGGTAGTCGCATCGAAAAATTTGTGGAtttggcatgcattttttggAATGGCGGGTACAAATAATGATATTACAGTATTAGATCGGTCTCCATTATTTAACGATCTTGTAAATGAAGTTGCTCCACCATGTCAATACACGGTAAATGGCAATATTTATGATATGGGATATTACTTGTCAGATGGAATTTATCCTCCTTATGCTACACTAATGCAAACTATTTCTGATGGAACCACTCGTAAGGAAAGATTCTTTGCTAAACGTCAAGAAGCCGTGCGAAAAGATGTCGAAAGAGCGTTTGGAGTGTTGCAATCAAGGTGGCACATTATCAAAGGACCAGCGCGTATGTGGAGAGTTAAAGACCTTGGAAACATCATGAAGACTTGCATAATTTTACATAATATGATCATTGAGAATGAGCAGGAACAAGGAATTGACCCAGAACGTTATGAGCCGTACCAAAAGGTTGACAATGTTACGGTGGAGCATGACTCTTCACTACTTGTCGCCAAAATTATTAGTCGTTTAAGACAAATTCGAGATAAGGAGGTTCACAATCAATTAAAACTTGATCTCATTGATCATATGTGGGACTTTTGTGGGGGCGAAGAAGTTTAG
- the LOC113360803 gene encoding uncharacterized protein LOC113360803 — protein sequence MDPASEQNRFESENAAAEDYSATATSFAPSPYMSHQNQFINPTQFQFPSHFPHNIHGNLGPGYGFQSMMSVAVSSTQPQSFPPPQTQTPVYPSQAPDVGNQSKKKRKSNPSTTQSANPPRRIWTTEEDTALVKAYLYISVDAIIGREQSGGTMWNRILKVWRENMGTYDEDRNPNALSCRWGIIQAAVNKFHGHYESLNRNPKSGTSIELMKSQSLKM from the exons ATGGATCCTGCAAGTGAACAGAACAGGTTTGAATCTGAAAATGCCGCGGCTGAGGACTATAGTGCTACTGCTACTTCGTTTGCTCCTAGTCCCTATATGTCCCACCAAAATCAATTCATCAATCCAACCCAATTTCAGTTTCCGTCCCATTTCCCTCACAATATTCATGGTAATTTAGGACCTGGCTATGGGTTCCAAAGTATGATGAGTGTTGCTGTTTCTTCGACACAACCACAAAGCTTTCCTCCTCCGCAAACACAGACTCCTGTTTACCCTTCACAAGCACCGGACGTTGGCAATCAGTCCAAAAAGAAACGAAAAAGTAATCCTTCAACAACTCAATCAGCCAATCCTCCTCGGCGGATTTGGACAACTGAAGAAGACACTGCACTAGTGAAGGCATATCTGTACATTAGTGTTGATGCAATAATAGGAAGGGAGCAGTCAGGTGGCACAATGTGGAATCGAATCTTGAAAGTTTGGAGAGAAAATATGGGAACTTATGATGAGGACCGCAATCCTAATGCTCTATCGTGCCGATGGGGTATCATACAAGCTGCAGTTAACAAGTTTCACGGACATTATGAATCACTCAACAGAAATCCGAAAAGCGGAACTTCAATCGAACTTATG AAAAGTCAATCTTTAAAAATGTAA